In the Streptomyces cinnamoneus genome, CACCCTCGCCGAGCTGGACGGCAACCCCGTCATCGTGCTCCGCGAGCGCTTCATGATGCAGAAGATCGAGGCCACGGACGTGCCGATCGTCTGCATCCCCAAGGTCGTCCACCTGATGGCCCTGGAGAAGTCCTCGCTGAAGATGATGCTGCACCCGGCGAACTCCGGTAAGACCTCGCAGGTCCTGCGGATGCCGTCGATCAAGCACGCCTTCATCAACCACGGCGAGAGCGACAAGCTCTCCAGCTGCAACCCGTACTCCAAGGCCTACGACGAGGTCTGGGTCGCCGGTCCCGCCGCGCGCGAGCGCTACCAGCTCGCCGACATCGGCGTCGAGGACAAGGACGTCGTCGAGGTCGGCCGCCCGCAGCTCGCGCCGATCCTGCCGTACACGGGCGCGCCCACGGGCGACTACACCACCGTGCTCTACGCCCCCACCTGGGAAGGCTGGGACGGCAACCCCGGCAACACCTCGGTGATGCTCGCCGGCGAGAACGTCGTCCGCGCGCTGCTGGCCGACCCCAAGGTCCGCTTGCTCTACAAGCCGCACCCCATGACGGGCTCGGTGGACCCCCGCGCCGGCCGCGCCAACGAGCGCATCCAGGCCATGATCCGCGAGGCCAACGCCGCCCGTTCCGGGGCCCGCCCCGACGCCGCTGCCGCCGCCGAGCTGGCCCGCCGCACGACCGAGCTGGACCGCCTCACCACCAGCGGCTTCCGGGAGAGCGCCGACGAGGTCGAGCGCATGATGCTCCAGGGCACCCCGGAGAAGGGCCGCGCGGCGACCGTGGAGGCCGCCACGGCCGCCTGGGAGGCCGCCTACTGGGCCTCGCTGCCGGAGTGGGAGCACCAGATCATCACGGACGCCCGGCCGGCGCTCTTCAGCTGCTTCAACCAGGCCGACCTGCTGATCAGCGACGTGTCGAGCGTCGTGTCCGACTACCTGATCAGTGAGAAGCCGTACTCCGTCGCCAACACCAGCGGCATGTCGGAGGAGGAGTTCCGGGCGAGCTTCCCGACGGTGAGCGCGGCGACGATCCTCACGCCGGAGGCGGCGGGCGTGCCCGGTCTGCTCGCGGCGGTCCGCGACCCCTCGCTGGACGGTCTGGCGCCGGCCCGCGCCGAGCTGAAGGTGCAGCTCCTGGGTCCGGCCGACCCGCCGTCGCTGGTCCGCTTCAACGCGGCCGCCCTGGCGCTGGCCGCGAAGGCGGACGAGCGCCGGGCCCGCATGGAGGCCCGCGCCTCCGAGATCCCCGCGCCGCGCTTCGGCGACGCCGAGGAGACGGTGAGCGCGTAGCCGCACCGCGCACGCACGGACACGGCGAAGGCCCCCGGGAGGTTCTCCTCCCGGGGGCCTTCGCCGTGGACGGGGCGGGGCCGCGCGGCCCCGGGGCTCAGCCCCCGAAGGGGTTGAAGCCCTCGTACTCCTGAGATGCCTCGTCGCGCTCCGCGTCGCGGTCGCGGCGGCGCTGCGCGGCGGGGCGCGGGGCCTCAAGGCGGTGGTCCTCGCCACGGCGGCCGAGCATCTCCGCGCCGGCGGCCATCGACGGCTCCCAGTCGAAGACGACCGCGTTCTCCTCGGGGCCGATGGCCACGCCGTCGCCCGCGCGGGCACCGGCCTTCATCAGCTGGTCCTCGACGCCGAGGCGGTTGAGGCGGTCGGCCAGGTAGCCCACGGCCTCGTCGTTGTTGAAGTCGGTCTGGCGCACCCAGCGCTCCGGCTTCTCGCCGCGCACGCGGAAGAGGCCGTCCTCCTCCTGCACCACCGTGAAGCCCGCGTCGTCGACGGCCTTCGGCCGGATGACGATGCGGGTCGCCTCCTGCTTGGGCTTGGCGGCCCGCGCCTCGGCGACGATGCCGGCCAGCGCGAAGGACAGCTCCTTCAGGCCCTCCCGGGAGACGGCCGAGACCTCGAAGATGCGGTAGCCGCGCCCCTCCAGCTCGGGGCGGATCATCTCGGCGAGGTCCTTGCCGTCCGGGATGTCGACCTTGTTGAGGACGACGATGCGGGGCCGGTTCTCCAGGCCGCCGTACTCGGCCAGCTCGGCCTCGATGACGTCGAGGTCCGTCAGGGGGTCGCGCTCGGACTCCAGCGTCGCCGTGTCCAGCACGTGCACCAGCACCTCGCAGCGCTCGACGTGCCGCAGGAACTCCAGGCCCAGGCCCTTGCCCTGGCTGGCGCCCGGGATCAGTCCGGGCACGTCGGCGATGGTGTAGACGGTCGCGCCGGCGGTCACCACGCCCAGGTTGGGCACCAGCGTGGTGAAGGGGTAGTCGGCGATCTTCGGCTTGGCGGCCGAGAGCACCGAGATCAGCGAGGACTTGCCCGCGCTCGGGTAGCCCACCAGCGCCACGTCGGCGACGGTCTTCAGCTCCAGGACGATGTCCTGCGTCTGGCCCGGCTCGCCCAGCAGCGCGAAGCCGGGGGCCTTGCGGCGGGCGGACGCCAGCGCGGCGTTGCCGAGACCGCCGCGGCCGCCCTGGGCGGCGACGAAGGTCGTGCCGTGGCCGACCAGGTCGGCGAGGACGTTGCCCTGGCCGTCCTGGACGACGGTGCCGTCGGGGACCGGCAGGACGAGGTCCGTGCCGTCCTTGCCGGACCGGTTGCCGCCCTCACCGGGCTTGCCGTTGGTGGCCTTGCGGTGGGGGCTGTGGTGGTAGTCCAGAAGTGTCGTGACCGACTGGTCGACCACCAGGATCACGTCACCGCCACGGCCGCCGTTGCCGCCGTCGGGGCCGCCGAGCGGCTTGAACTTCTCACGGTGTACGGAGGCGCAGCCGTGGCCTCCGTTACCCGCGGCGACGTGCAGCTCGACGCGGTCCACGAAGGTGGTCATAGCGGTGTGCCTCCAGATACGAACGGGATTGTCTCAGTTGTAACGCAGCGAGGGCGGACCCGCTTCCCCGCAGGGGAAGGGAGGTCCGCCCTCGTTTATCGCTCTACGGAAGCCTTGATCAGGCAGCCGGAACGATGTTGACGACCTTGCGGCCACGGTGGGTGCCGAACTGCACCGCACCGGCCTGCAGCGCGAACAGGGTGTCGTCGCCACCGCGACCGACACCGGCGCCCGGGTGGAAGTGGGTGCCACGCTGGCGGACCAGGATCTCACCGGCGCTGACGACCTGACCGCCGAAGCGCTTCACGCCGAGCCGCTGAGCGTTGGAGTCGCGACCGTTCCGAGTGGACGATGCGCCCTTCTTGTGTGCCATGTGTTCTCAGTCCCTTACTTCGCAGCCGTCGGGATAGCGACGATCTTGACCGCGGTGTACTGCTGGCGGTGACCGATGCGCTTGCGGTAGCCGGTCTTGTTCTTGTACTTCAGGATGTCGATCTTGGCACCCTTGTGGTGGTCCACGATCTCGGCCTGGACCTTGATGCCCGCCAGGACCCACGGGTCGCTGGTGACGGACTCGCCGTCGACCACGAGCAGCGTGGAGAGCTCGACCGAGTCGCCCACCTTGCCGTCGGAAATCTTGTCAACCTCGACGATGTCGCCGACAGCAACCTTGTGCTGGCGACCACCGCTACGCACGACTGCGTACACGCGGATCTCACTCTCGCTAGTAAACGGGACCGCTGATGCCAGCCGCTCGCACGGGCAGAAGCCCGTGACTGTCCGAGTGGACGAGCGGCCTCTCCCGGCGGACCGGGAGGTGTTTGCTCAGTGGTGTGGCGCCACACAGACGCCGACGGTCAAGGTTACGGGGCCTTGACCAGGGGGTCAAACCGGCGCCCTTGAGGGGGCGCCCCCGTCCCCGGCCGCCGGGCGGGCTGACGTGTCAGCCCGCCCGGCGGCCGGGACCGGTCGATCGCGGACGAAGCCGCGGTCAGTCCTCCGAGGAGGCCGCCGCCTTCTTCGCCGTCTTCTTGGCGGGTGCCTTCTTGGTGGCGGCCTTCTTGGCCGTCGCCTTCTTGGCGGTGGTCTTCTTCGCCGCCGTCTTCTTCGCCGTGGCGGCCTTCTTCGCCGGTGCCTTCTTGGCGGCCGTCTTACGGGCCGTCTTCTTGGCCGGAGCGGCCTCCTCGGCCTCCTCCGTCAGCACGGGCGCGGGCTCCGCCGCGGGCTCGGCAGCAGGCTCGGCAGCGGGCTCCGCCACCGGCGCGCTGACGACGACCACGGCCGCCTCCTCCGCACCCGCGGGCGCACCCGCCGGGGCGGACGCCTTGCGGGTCGCCCGGCGCCGCGGCCGCGCCGGAGCGGCGCTCTCCGTGGCGACGACAGCCTCGGCCACCGGCTCCACGGCCTCCGGCTCGGCCGGGGCCGGCGCGGGCTCCGGCTCGGGGGCCGCCTCCACCGGGACCGCCGGCACGACGATCTCCGGCTCCACGGCCTCGGCCGCCTTCGGCGAACCCGCCGGAGCGGACACCTTGCGGGTGGCGCGACGGCGCGTACGGCCGCCCCGCCGGGAGGCGGCGGCCTCGGCCTCGGCCGGGCTGCCGAACCACTCCTCGTCCCCGCCGACCGACGGCTCGAGCTCGGCCTCGGTGACCGCGACGGGCTCCAGCTCGGGCGCCTCCGGGGCCTCGTCGACGACCTCTTCGGTGACGGCCTCGGCGGCGGGCTGCGCCTCGACGGCGCCCTTGCCCTTCTTCTTGCCGCGCTTGCCGCCGCCACCGCCCACGGCGGCCGGCTGGTCCATGTGGACGATCACACCGCGGCCGTTGCAGTGCACGCACTGCTCGGAGAAGGACTCCAGCAGGCCCTGGCCCACCCGCTTGCGGGTCATCTGGACCAGGCCCAGCGAGGTGACCTCGGCGACCTGGTGCTTCGTGCGGTCCCGGCCCAGGCACTCCAGCAGGCGCCGCAGCACCAGGTCCCGGTTGGACTCCAGCACCATGTCGATGAAGTCGATCACGATGATGCCGCCGAGGTCGCGCAGCCGCAGCTGACGCACGATCTCCTCGGCCGCCTCCAGGTTGTTCCTGGTGACCGTCTCCTCCAGGTTGCCGCCCTGGCCGGTGAACTTGCCGGTGTTGACGTCGACGACGACCATCGCCTCGGTCCGGTCGATGACGAGCGAACCGCCGCTCGGCAGCCAGACCTTGCGGTCCAGCGCCTTCATCAGCTGCTCGTCGATCCGGTACGTGGCGAAGACGTCGACGTCCGACGTCCACTTCTGCAGGCGGTCGGCCAGGTCGGGCGCGACGTGCGAGACGTAGCCGTGGATGGTCTCCCAGGCCTGCTCACCGCTGACGATGACCTTCGAGAAGTCCTCGTTGAAGATGTCGCGCACGACGCGGACGGTCATGTCCGGCTCGCCGTACAGCAGGCTCGGCGAGCTCGTCGAGATCTGCTTCGACTTCTTCTGGATCTCCTCCCACTGCGCCTGAAGCCGCTCCACGTCACGACGCAGCTCGTCCTCGCTGGCGCCCTCGGCGGCGGTGCGCACGATCACGCCCGCGTCCTCGGGGACGATCTTCTTGAGGATCTGCTTCAGACGCGCGCGCTCGGTGTCGGGCAGCTTGCGGCTGATGCCGGTCATCGAGCCCTCGGGCACGTAGACCAGGTAGCGGCCGGGCAGGGAGACCTGGCTGGTGAGCCGGGCGCCCTTGTGGCCGATCGGGTCCTTGGTGACCTGGACGAGCACGGACTGGCCGGACTTCAGGGCGGTCTCGATGCGGCGCGGGCCGTTGCCCATGCCGAGCGCGTCGAAGTTGACCTCGCCGGCGTAGAGGACGGCGTTGCGGCCCTTGCCGATGTCGACGAAGGCGGCCTCCATCGACGGCAGCACGTTCTGGACCTTGCCCAGGTAGACGTTGCCGACGTAGCTGGTGGCCTGCTCCTTGTTGACGAAGTGCTCGACGAGGACGTTGTCCTCCAGCACGCCGATCTGGGTGCGGTCCCCGTGCTGACGCACGACCATCACGCGCTCGACGGCCTCACGGCGC is a window encoding:
- the obgE gene encoding GTPase ObgE — protein: MTTFVDRVELHVAAGNGGHGCASVHREKFKPLGGPDGGNGGRGGDVILVVDQSVTTLLDYHHSPHRKATNGKPGEGGNRSGKDGTDLVLPVPDGTVVQDGQGNVLADLVGHGTTFVAAQGGRGGLGNAALASARRKAPGFALLGEPGQTQDIVLELKTVADVALVGYPSAGKSSLISVLSAAKPKIADYPFTTLVPNLGVVTAGATVYTIADVPGLIPGASQGKGLGLEFLRHVERCEVLVHVLDTATLESERDPLTDLDVIEAELAEYGGLENRPRIVVLNKVDIPDGKDLAEMIRPELEGRGYRIFEVSAVSREGLKELSFALAGIVAEARAAKPKQEATRIVIRPKAVDDAGFTVVQEEDGLFRVRGEKPERWVRQTDFNNDEAVGYLADRLNRLGVEDQLMKAGARAGDGVAIGPEENAVVFDWEPSMAAGAEMLGRRGEDHRLEAPRPAAQRRRDRDAERDEASQEYEGFNPFGG
- the rpmA gene encoding 50S ribosomal protein L27, whose product is MAHKKGASSTRNGRDSNAQRLGVKRFGGQVVSAGEILVRQRGTHFHPGAGVGRGGDDTLFALQAGAVQFGTHRGRKVVNIVPAA
- the rplU gene encoding 50S ribosomal protein L21, whose protein sequence is MYAVVRSGGRQHKVAVGDIVEVDKISDGKVGDSVELSTLLVVDGESVTSDPWVLAGIKVQAEIVDHHKGAKIDILKYKNKTGYRKRIGHRQQYTAVKIVAIPTAAK